A genomic segment from Salvia splendens isolate huo1 chromosome 13, SspV2, whole genome shotgun sequence encodes:
- the LOC121761195 gene encoding uncharacterized protein LOC121761195: MVLRNPTTMAMLLIAAMTLAMAEDNPHPISTRVVTFYDILSSRGLPIGIFPKGISEFSVDPTSGGFRLRLPSPSPCDTVFETRLRYECDITGRISYGRISNLTGVTAQELFLWLPVRGIQVDIPSSGLIYFDVEVVSKQFSLSLFETLKDCTSPEEIDGYADMLKIPQKPSENIMMAHSTEQENRAVS, from the exons ATGGTGTTGCGCAATCCAACGACAATGGCGATGCTCCTCATCGCCGCAATGACCCTAGCAATGGCGGAAGACAATCCGCACCCTATATCAACGCGGGTGGTGACGTTCTATGACATCCTCAGCTCCCGCGGCCTCCCTATCGGCATATTCCCAAAAGGCATCTCCGAATTCTCCGTCGACCCCACATCTGGCGGCTTCCGCCTCCGCTTGCCGTCTCCTTCGCCGTGCGACACCGTGTTCGAGACGCGCCTACGGTACGAATGCGACATCACCGGCCGCATCAGCTACGGGAGGATTTCTAATTTGACAGGTGTTACGGCTCAGGAGTTGTTTCTATGGCTCCCGGTGAGGGGAATTCAGGTCGACATTCCTAGCTCTGGGTTGATTTACTTCGACGTGGAGGTGGTTTCGAAGCAGTTCTCCCTCTCGCTCTTCGAGACGCTCAAGGATTGTACATCTCCGGAGGAGATCGATGGTTACGCTGATATGCTCAAAATTCCTCAG AAGCCATCTGAAAACATCATGATGGCGCATTCCACGGAACAGGAAAACAGAGCTGTCTCATAA